The DNA window GGTCAGCGTCCGCACCGTCGCCATCACCTCGGCCATGACACGTGCCGAAAGAGCCTAAGGAACTCGGCCCCTCCCGACTCCTCGAAGTCGTAACTCGCCGCGCCTGGCGAGCCTGGCTCAAGGCGCATGCCGGCACCGCCAGCGAGACTTGGCTCGTCTTCTGGAAGAAACACACCGGGCACGCCACGCTCGTCTACAACGACGCAGTCGAGGAGGCGCTGTGCTTCGGCTGGATCGACAGCACCGTGCGGCGGCTGGACGACGACCGCTACGCCCAGCGTTTCACGCCGCGCCGGCCAGGCCGGCCCTACTCACAGGCGAACAAGGAAAGGCTGCGCTACCTGGCGGCCAAGGGGCTGGTCGCGCCCGCGGTCCTCGCCACCCTCGACTTCCTCGACGAGAAGGACTTCCCCATTGCGGCCGACATCCTGGCCGCGCTCAAGGCGGAGCCCGCCGCCTGGCGGAACTTCCAACGGTTCCCGCCGGCCTACGTGCGCATCCGCGTCGGCTTCGTCGAGGGCGCCCGCCGCCGCCCGCAGGAGTTCGCCAAGCGCCTGCGGCACTTCGTCCGCATGACGAAGGAGAACCGCCGCTTCGGCTTCGGCGGTATCGAAAAGCACTACGATCGGTCCTGAACGGGAGCCTGCCTACGATTTCGTCCTAATCTCTCCGTCGGGCAACTCAAGCACAAAGCCCCTCTCACTCCTGGAGTCTGGAAGGACAACGGCGCTCATTGCGTCGGCTCGTTCACAAGATGCTCGATCACTTCCCTGAGGTGAGGTATATCGCCCGTGACCGTAGACCACACCTCTTCCAGATCGACTCCAAAATACTGATGGACAAGTACGTTCCTCATGGCGATGACGTCGTCCCAAGGGATAGTGGACGCACTTTCCCTCAGCGTTGGCGACAGACGGCTCGCGGCCTCTCCGATGATCTGGATGTGATGAATCATCCAGACCTGGAGGAGTTCGTCGGCGAGGAACTGTTCCTTCCCCGCTGCGACCCGCTGCTCGATCTTGGCGATGGCCTCCAGAATGTCCAGGAGGCGGGCCCGGTCGTCCCTCATACAGGAACGGCGTCGCGCAGAACCCGTTCGCGAACGCGAGGGCGGAGGCCCCGTTCGCTCACCACATCCACTTTCCGACCAAGGAGCGCCTCGAGTTCGCGCACCAACGCGGCATGCTTGAGCAACGTCACGCCCGGATCGAGCTGCACGAGCAGGTCGACATCGCTATCGGGCCCGGCTTCTCCTCGCGCCAGGGAGCCGAAGACGCGGATATTCCGTGCACCGTACCGCTCGGCGATACGCAGCACTTCCGCACGCTTCGTCCCCAGGAGTTCCGCAACCGTCATGAAGCAATCATATTCCCCGAGGGTGACGCCTGCAAGAAGAGGCCCTCCGTAGCCTCCGCTACTTCTTCGCCCCGTAGGTCGCGTCGACGAAGACCGCCAGCGCGGTCAGGCGCGCGTCGTCCCACGCCAGCGCCTTGCCCGCGAGCGGGTTCACGATGCAGGTCTGAATCGCCTGATCGAGCGTGCGCACGCCGCCCAGAGCGACCTTCGGGAACCGCGCCTTGCCCGCCCAGCCGCTGCCGTCCGAGTGGCAGGAGGCGCAGCTCTTGCCGTTCGTCCCGAGCGACGCGTCCTTGAAGAGGGCCGCGCCCTTGGCGGCGGCGTCCGAGAGCTCGTCCGCGAAGGCCGCGCCGCAGACCGCGAGGGACACGAACAGACACACCGAGAACAGCACCAGGGAACGCTTCTTCATGACCGGACACCTCCACGTTGACTGACGACACTGGGCATCCCCGACAGCCGGGGCTCGTGTCCGGAAGATAGGTTCCATGCGCCGTTCCCGCTACTCCTTCTTGCCCAGCATCCCCCGCAGGATGTCGATCGGGATCGGGAAGAGCGTCGTCGAGTTGTTCTCGGTGGCGATCTCCGCCAGCGTCTGCAGGTAGCGCAGCTGCAGCGCCGCCGGGTGGGCGTCGATGATGTCCGCGGCCTCCCCGAGCTTCTGCGCCGCCTGGTACTCCCCCTCGGCGTTGATGACCTTGGCGCGGCGCTCGCGCTCGGCCTCGGCCTGGCGCGCCATCGCCCGCTGCATCTCCTGCGGCAGGTCGACGTGCTTGACCTCGACGTTGGCGACCTTGATCCCCCAGGGGTCGGTGTGCTTGTCGAGGATCTCCTTGAGTTCCGAGTTGATCTTGTCCCGGTGCGCAAGCAGGTCGTCCA is part of the bacterium genome and encodes:
- a CDS encoding YdeI/OmpD-associated family protein, with product MPKEPKELGPSRLLEVVTRRAWRAWLKAHAGTASETWLVFWKKHTGHATLVYNDAVEEALCFGWIDSTVRRLDDDRYAQRFTPRRPGRPYSQANKERLRYLAAKGLVAPAVLATLDFLDEKDFPIAADILAALKAEPAAWRNFQRFPPAYVRIRVGFVEGARRRPQEFAKRLRHFVRMTKENRRFGFGGIEKHYDRS
- a CDS encoding DUF86 domain-containing protein produces the protein MRDDRARLLDILEAIAKIEQRVAAGKEQFLADELLQVWMIHHIQIIGEAASRLSPTLRESASTIPWDDVIAMRNVLVHQYFGVDLEEVWSTVTGDIPHLREVIEHLVNEPTQ
- a CDS encoding nucleotidyltransferase family protein gives rise to the protein MTVAELLGTKRAEVLRIAERYGARNIRVFGSLARGEAGPDSDVDLLVQLDPGVTLLKHAALVRELEALLGRKVDVVSERGLRPRVRERVLRDAVPV
- a CDS encoding cytochrome c peroxidase, which codes for MKKRSLVLFSVCLFVSLAVCGAAFADELSDAAAKGAALFKDASLGTNGKSCASCHSDGSGWAGKARFPKVALGGVRTLDQAIQTCIVNPLAGKALAWDDARLTALAVFVDATYGAKK
- a CDS encoding slipin family protein: MFSVPLVLVLFVVFFLASAIRVLNEYERGVIFRLGRMIGVKGPGLILLIPVVDRMVKVSLRTIVLDVPPQDVITRDNVSVKVNAVVYFRVLEPDKAIVEVENYGYATSQLSQTTLRSILGQAELDDLLAHRDKINSELKEILDKHTDPWGIKVANVEVKHVDLPQEMQRAMARQAEAERERRAKVINAEGEYQAAQKLGEAADIIDAHPAALQLRYLQTLAEIATENNSTTLFPIPIDILRGMLGKKE